CAGGAAATATAACAAGCACTATTGTTATATGGAGTGTTGAGTCTTCATACAATACAGTAAAGAATAACCATACCTCGTATGCCCAGTTTGTCCCATAGTGTTGCATATTCTGTATAACATATATCCCACAGTCATATGTGTTCTGCTGAATTGGCACGTTCTCCGcctccaaaatttgaaaatctcCCACACTGTTATTGCCATCACAGTACATATAATTTTCAAACAGCATAACCCGGTCTATGTGTTTCAGCTGCAAATGAACTTATCAATTAGCTGTCCGAATGATGCATCAATAGGTATATACATGAGATGTAGAATTTTCAACATATTTCCATTTGTAATTACCAATTTTGAGATTCCGTCAATTCTTCGTGCAGTCAATCCACTTTCACATAAGCTGTCCCATACTTCCGCAACCTTTTTCACCATGTCGACCACGACAAGCACCCAATGTCCTTTGTCGATATGAGGATCATGAATTGGTATGAATATCTGGAAAATAGAC
Above is a window of Fragaria vesca subsp. vesca unplaced genomic scaffold, FraVesHawaii_1.0 scf0511416, whole genome shotgun sequence DNA encoding:
- the LOC101305424 gene encoding ubiquitin-like-specific protease 1-like → MSELDEKIIRYVCMVGMNISETDKSMQSITRAEIRCLLPSVYISGSVINYVAAYLNNGGGRNWYWPTHFKVEAIKDEGRSSSLWARHTRKICRLPRFNARFHNCDKIFIPIHDPHIDKGHWVLVVVDMVKKVAEVWDSLCESGLTARRIDGISKLLKHIDRVMLFENYMYCDGNNSVGDFQILEAENVPIQQNTYDCGIYVIQNMQHYGTNWAYE